A window of the Serinus canaria isolate serCan28SL12 chromosome 20, serCan2020, whole genome shotgun sequence genome harbors these coding sequences:
- the TNFRSF6B gene encoding tumor necrosis factor receptor superfamily member 6B isoform X2 translates to MFPPLLLLLAKLACDAQPTYQWKDAVTRERITCQQCPPGTFVARHCSRDRATQCEPCPDLHYTQYWNYLEKCRYCNVICGEKQVEVQHCNATHNRVCQCQQGYYSNMELCIRHSECPPGAGALKPGTPFEDTQCHDCPHGFFSSNSSTDPCQPHQDCEQQGKVTNVQGNKYHDTLCMSCRPGRGNSTQGAAADDDCDQAMIDFVVYQNIPVKKLKRLQQILEHSPKKQAAWTRAAIQEKFRAFLTHKKEEDSEVTKELLDALRMVKLHSIEEKVRERFQLP, encoded by the exons ATGttcccccctctcctccttttgCTGGCTAAGCTCGCCTGCGACGCCCAGCCCACGTACCAGTGGAAGGATGCTGTGACAAGAGAGAGGATCACATGCCAGCAGTGCCCGCCGGGGACCTTCGTGGCACGGCActgctccagggacagagccacGCAGTGCGAGCCCTGCCCGGATTTGCACTACACTCAGTACTGGAACTACCTGGAGAAGTGCCGCTACTGCAACGTCATCTGCGGGGAGAAGCAGGTGGAGGTGCAGCACTGCAACGCCACGCACAACCGCgtctgccagtgccagcagggctaCTACTCGAACATGGAGCTGTGCATCCGGCACTCCGAGTGCCCGCCGGGCGCCGGGGCTCTGAAGCCGG GTACCCCCTTTGAGGACACCCAGTGCCATGACTGCCCCCACGGCTTCTTCTCCTCCAACTCCAGCACTGACCCATGCCAGCCACACCAggactgtgagcagcaggggaaggtgaCCAACGTGCAGGGCAACAAGTACCATGACACCCTCTGCATGTCCTGCAGACCTGGGAGAGGCAacagcacacagggagcag CTGCAGATGACGACTGCGATCAGGCCATGATAGACTTTGTGGTGTACCAGAACATCCCCGTCAAGAAGCTGAAGCGCCTGCAGCAGATCCTGGAGCACTCACCAAAGAAGCAGGCAGCATGGACCAGGGCAGCCATCCAGGAGAAATTCCGGGCTTTCCTCACCCACAAGAAGGAGGAGGACTCTGAAGTcaccaaggagctgctggatgcgCTGCGCATGGTCAAGCTCCACTCCATTGAGGAGAAAGTCCGCGAGCGCTTCCAGCTGCCCTGA
- the TNFRSF6B gene encoding tumor necrosis factor receptor superfamily member 6B isoform X1, whose translation MPSCHVPSLRHPPKWMFPPLLLLLAKLACDAQPTYQWKDAVTRERITCQQCPPGTFVARHCSRDRATQCEPCPDLHYTQYWNYLEKCRYCNVICGEKQVEVQHCNATHNRVCQCQQGYYSNMELCIRHSECPPGAGALKPGTPFEDTQCHDCPHGFFSSNSSTDPCQPHQDCEQQGKVTNVQGNKYHDTLCMSCRPGRGNSTQGAAADDDCDQAMIDFVVYQNIPVKKLKRLQQILEHSPKKQAAWTRAAIQEKFRAFLTHKKEEDSEVTKELLDALRMVKLHSIEEKVRERFQLP comes from the exons ATGCCATCCTGCCACGTGCCGAGTTTGAGGCATCCACCCAAG TGGATGttcccccctctcctccttttgCTGGCTAAGCTCGCCTGCGACGCCCAGCCCACGTACCAGTGGAAGGATGCTGTGACAAGAGAGAGGATCACATGCCAGCAGTGCCCGCCGGGGACCTTCGTGGCACGGCActgctccagggacagagccacGCAGTGCGAGCCCTGCCCGGATTTGCACTACACTCAGTACTGGAACTACCTGGAGAAGTGCCGCTACTGCAACGTCATCTGCGGGGAGAAGCAGGTGGAGGTGCAGCACTGCAACGCCACGCACAACCGCgtctgccagtgccagcagggctaCTACTCGAACATGGAGCTGTGCATCCGGCACTCCGAGTGCCCGCCGGGCGCCGGGGCTCTGAAGCCGG GTACCCCCTTTGAGGACACCCAGTGCCATGACTGCCCCCACGGCTTCTTCTCCTCCAACTCCAGCACTGACCCATGCCAGCCACACCAggactgtgagcagcaggggaaggtgaCCAACGTGCAGGGCAACAAGTACCATGACACCCTCTGCATGTCCTGCAGACCTGGGAGAGGCAacagcacacagggagcag CTGCAGATGACGACTGCGATCAGGCCATGATAGACTTTGTGGTGTACCAGAACATCCCCGTCAAGAAGCTGAAGCGCCTGCAGCAGATCCTGGAGCACTCACCAAAGAAGCAGGCAGCATGGACCAGGGCAGCCATCCAGGAGAAATTCCGGGCTTTCCTCACCCACAAGAAGGAGGAGGACTCTGAAGTcaccaaggagctgctggatgcgCTGCGCATGGTCAAGCTCCACTCCATTGAGGAGAAAGTCCGCGAGCGCTTCCAGCTGCCCTGA